The sequence TGAAATTGAATTATGTATAAAAAAGAAATAAATCAGAATGGGTAAAAAAATAGCTAATGAAATTCCTAATGTTCCAGAGGGCATTAAAATGTATGAAAAAAATCCTTCTTTACTCATGTATCTAACTGCAAATATAGAAACAATAATGGAAATTAATGCGGCAACCCCTTCTTTATTACGAAACATCTCTACTTTAATTAAAGAAAGATAAAATATTGCATATGCTAAAATTAAAAATAATATTTTAGCCCAAAAAAATTCGTCAAAATTCCCGGTTCCCAATAAAGTTTGAAAAAAAGGACCAAAAATATCTTTTATCCATTGAATTATTGTTTCTGAAGCTCCTGAAAAAAATTCTTTATCTTTATACCATTGAGCAGAAACTAAACTTGTTATCGCCATAATTATCACTAAACTTAAAAATATTAAATCTAATTTTTTCTTCATATTTTTACTATGTTTTTTATGCTTAAAAATATTTGGTTTAGTAAAGTTAATAAAAAATAAAATGATATTATAAAAATTATTCCTAGAAATTAAGTAATAATATAAATAAGCAAAATTATTTTATATTTTTATCATTCTTTGGTTTTAATGTATATACTATTATAAAAATATTTATAAACCTCTTTTTCTTTAAAAAAATATGAAAAAAATAAGTAAGATTTTTACATTATTACTTATATCATTATTTTTAATAACAATTTTAATTAATGTTGTAAGTGCTCAAACAGCAGAAGATAAAATAAAATCTTTTTTTTCTAATATTAATAAACAAACTTCTGGATTATCGAATGATGTTAAAACAGGAATTGCTAAAATTCTCCTTACTATATTAATCATATTATTAGTTTATTCTATAATCAGTTTTATTCCTATAATAAATACAAATCCTGGGATAGGAGGATTGATATCTGTAATAGTTGGAATATTATCTTTTATTTTTGTGAAACCAGAAGATATTCTTGGAATATTAGTAACTTACGAAGCAATGGGTGTTATTTTAACAACATTTTTTCCTCTTGTTATAATTATTATTTTTACAGTGAGATTAAGAGAAGCAAATGCGGTAATGGCTACTTTTGTTAATAAAATGATTATAGCTGGTTTTGCAGTTTATGTTGCTGTTAAATGGTTCACTCTTCCTGTTAATGCTGTAATGACATGGGTATATCCTATAACTCTTATTGTATCTATTATGTGGTTATTTTTAGAAAGATGGATTTATTGGAAAATTATTGGTTCTGCTTTATCAGGAAATACTGAAGAATTTAAAAAACAAACAATTGTTCTTAACGAAATGAAAATAAGAGAATTGCAAGAAAAACTTGATAAAGCAGTAACAGAAAAAGAAAGAGAAGAATTGCAGAAAAGAATAGATCAACTTAAAAAAAATAATAAAAAATTAAAAAAAAGTTAATAATATAAAATTTTAGATTTAAAACAAACTATCTCTATTATATATAATAAAATTAGTTTTTTATTTTCATTTAAAATTTTTATTTTCTTTTTTTGTTTTATTTCTATAAAAAAATTAATAAAATAATTTTAAATACTCTTTTTTCTTAATATATTAATGAAAAAATTTATAATTTTTATATTATTTTTCTTAGCTATTAATCTCATTTATGCTCAAAAAGAGATAAATGTTACAGAGGGGTTAAAGAAAAATTTATACATTGATACAAATAATATATCATCTGATATGTATAAAGCTTTACATAAAGAAATAAAACTTCCTTCTTCTGTTCAAGAAATTGTTAAAATTTTATTTGGATTAGAAGAAGAAAAAACAACTTTTGAAAATTTAATTATCTTATCTGTAATATGGATAGGATTTATAATTATTTTTTATATTATTATCCAATTTATATCTTTATTTGAAAATAAAAATTTAATAAGTTTTTTAATAGCAATTATAATAACATGCTTAGTATCTATAACAGGAATAATACAATTTAGTGCTTCTTTTTTTACTTCTTTATTAAGTTTTCTAGATTTTACAAAACTTTCTTATTTAAAATTTTTTTTTATAATACTTATTCTTTTTCTTATAATTTTTATTTTTTACTCTCTCTCTGAGATAATAAAAAATAGGATAGAAAAAGAAAAAATAAGGAGTATTGGAAGAGATATTGGAACAGAAACTGAAATAAATAAAAAGATAAGAAAGGCCAATAGTTTATAAAATAAATTTTATTTATTTTTTTGAATTTGAATTATATATCTTAAATAGACATTTTAAGAAATTAATCCTTTTCCTTCTTTTATTCCTTCAATAAATTGTTCATGTTTTTCTATTTTATTTTTATTTTCTTCTTCTTCCTCTTCCTTTTTTCTTTTTTTAGAATATTTATATATAATATCTGATAAAGTTATTATGGTAATACATATAATTATAATCAAGAAAAGATATAAAAATCTAATAAATTTATTTTCATTTTTAAATATCAATTTTCCTAACCAAACTATAATATTATAATAAAAGTTTAATTGTGCTATTAAGATAGAAAATAATAAAGAACCAATGTAAGGTAAAAATCTTATAAAATTTTTATTTTCTTCCCCTAAGAGAGGAATTGCTTTTAAAAGATTAACCATTGTAAAAAAGATAATTATCCATAAAATAATAATTCCAATAATAGTAAAGAAATATTCAACATTCCAATTTACTCCAAAAAATATTCTAAAAGTAGTATCTGGGATTGGTTTTTGCATAAAATTATCTGTAGCATTAATAAGTTTATTCTTAAGCAAGATATTTTTCCATTCTTTTTGTAAGTATTCCCATTTATTTTTTATTGTATCTGGGAATTGTTCTATTCTTTGCATATCTTCTTCTGAAAGGGGATAATCTGAAGGTAATTCGTTTTGTGCTTTAATAAAATTTAATTTAATAAAAAAAGCTATTAAAAGTAATAAAACTAAAGATAATCTTACAAAATTTTTCTTCATAATCTTATATAAGATTCAATATTTATAAATATTCTTTATTTATTTTTTTCTAATTTTAAAGGAATACTTTCTAATCTTAAAAAATTTAATTAAAATAAAGTTTTCTGTTGTGATTTCTTTTTTTCCTCATAATATCTTAATAAGGCATTATTTATTCTTTCTTCTGAAAAATCTCTGCTTAATAATATTTTTTTTATTTTATTTTCATCAAATTTAGGAAAAATAATTTCAAAATCTTTCACTTCTGGTTTATGAAATAATTGAAAGATCTCTTCCCAATCAAATTTTTTATCATCTGGCAATTTTTCAATGTCCTTCTTTAAATGATTAAATATTAAATAAGGTTGTTTATACTTTTTTACAATTTCTAAAGCTTTTTTTTGCCCTATTCCTCTAATTCCTCCGGGATTATAATCTGTTCCTACTAAAATTCCTAAACATATCAGCTGGTCAAGATTTATTTGTAAAGTGTTTAAAACATTTTCTAAAGAGATAATTTCTGGTGAAATATAGATAACTCCAGAAACAGTTTTTCTTGTTCTTGCTAATGTTAAATTTTGAATTAATCTTGGAGATTGAAATAACAAAGAATCATAATCTTGACTAGCAACAGCATAAACTTTCCCTATTTTGCATAAATAAGCTGCTTGTGATTCTCCTTCACTAGGTGCTTGAATTACAGCAATACTCATAGCTTCTAAAAGTTCTTTACTTTCTTCTATTATCTTCTCGTCGATTTTTACTAATTGTTGACTATATCTTCTCATTGCTTCATAATCTTCAGATAAAATTGCTTCTTCATATTTCTCTTTTGCAATTTCTTTTATTTCTTGTCTTTTTTCATTTGTTTTTCTTTTTAATTCGGGTGGTTTTCCATCAAAAACATAAACTAATTTTATCCCTTCTTGCAATAAATAGAGATTTCTATAAAACAATCCAGAAAGATGAGAAGTAATATTTCCTTTTTTATCCATTAAAGGTGTACCATCTTTTTGTCTTATCGTAGATAAAAATTGATATATTGCATTAAAAGCATCTACCGCAACTATTTTATTTTTCAAATCTTCAAAACCTATTGATTTTCTTGGAATTATATCAGATATATTTAAACCCATCCTTTTAAAAAGAAAAAGAAGTTAATAAATTTTTTCTATCCCCAAACACCTCTAATTGAGTAATAAGCATGAATTATCTTTTTCGGATCTAAACTATTTATCTCTTTTTTATTTTTTGGAAATTTATTTTTTAAATATTTTCTCATTTTTGAAATTCCTTCTTTTGTTTTAGGATTATAAAATTCAAAAAAAGTTTTATAATAAGGACCTCTTATTCCTCTAACTAATTCTTGATATATTCTTTCTTTAAATTTTACTTGTTTAGCAAAATCAAAGGCTTCAAAAAAATCTTCTGGGCATTCTTTTGGGATATTATATTCCGGATAATATGGATGTTTCTCATATTTTGAGATTTTTTTAATATTTTTTTTGTATCTTTTTTCTTCCTCTATCAAAGTTCCTAAATCATAAAGAAATTTATCTTCTAATTCAATTATTCCTAATTCATCACACAAAATTTTGTAAGTCAAAGGATCTTGATTAGAAATAGATTTTTTTCTTAAATCTTCTAATTTTTCATAATTTCTTGTAATGATAAATTTCTGTATTGCTTTTTCTAAATTTTGTTTCATTTTATTTCTATTTATATTTTTCCAAAAATTCGTCTAGAGATTTAATTTTAATGAATGGGTTAATAACACTAGCATTTTCCATTTTAAAAGCATATCCTTTATCATATGGAACAACTATCCACTTCCCACCATGACAACCCCATCCTAAAGATTTAATATACTCGTCTCTTTCCATTATTATTTCTTTTAGCTTTCCGTCATAAGAAATTTCTCCAATATCTGTTTTAGAGGGCCCTTCTTTTGCAATTTTTTCAAATTTTTCTATTAATGGTTTTAGTTGATAATTAAGTTGTTTTGTTTTATATATACATCCCCCTATGTAAAGAGTAAGAGCGAGGGAAGATCCAATCTTTAAAAAAGATTTAATTCTATTATTTTTTCTTTTTATACATTCTTTTATCATTTTATCTTTTATTTTCTTTATTTTCTATATATTTTAAACAATATAAACTACCAAGTAAAATAATATCCCCTTGACTTAAAGTTAATTTATTCTCAATTTTTTCTTTTTTTGATTCTCCTTTCTTTATTACATAAGTTCCAAAAAGGCTTCCCATATCATAAATTTCCCAGTTTCCATTATTAAATTTTAGGACAGCGTGTAATCTAGAAACATCTAAAATTCCATTTGGTACTTTTATATCACATTTTTCATTTCTTCCGATAGTATAAAAAGTATTATTATTATCTAATTCAAAAGATCTTTGAATTTCTGGAAGTTGATAAAATTTTTCGTTTTCTTCTCTTAAAATCCCTTCAATTAATTTTGATTTTTTCATAGTATATATAATTATATGGTATTTATAAATCTTTCGTTTTTGTTATTACTAATAAGAAATAACAAAAAATAAGCAACATTAATAAAATATATTTCTTTTTTAATCTGATATGAAAATTTCATTTATACCTTTAGATTATGATTATTTTGAATTTGAAAATAGAATTTATTTAAAAATT is a genomic window of Candidatus Pacearchaeota archaeon containing:
- a CDS encoding FHA domain-containing protein, which produces MKKSKLIEGILREENEKFYQLPEIQRSFELDNNNTFYTIGRNEKCDIKVPNGILDVSRLHAVLKFNNGNWEIYDMGSLFGTYVIKKGESKKEKIENKLTLSQGDIILLGSLYCLKYIENKENKR
- the fen gene encoding flap endonuclease-1 produces the protein MGLNISDIIPRKSIGFEDLKNKIVAVDAFNAIYQFLSTIRQKDGTPLMDKKGNITSHLSGLFYRNLYLLQEGIKLVYVFDGKPPELKRKTNEKRQEIKEIAKEKYEEAILSEDYEAMRRYSQQLVKIDEKIIEESKELLEAMSIAVIQAPSEGESQAAYLCKIGKVYAVASQDYDSLLFQSPRLIQNLTLARTRKTVSGVIYISPEIISLENVLNTLQINLDQLICLGILVGTDYNPGGIRGIGQKKALEIVKKYKQPYLIFNHLKKDIEKLPDDKKFDWEEIFQLFHKPEVKDFEIIFPKFDENKIKKILLSRDFSEERINNALLRYYEEKKKSQQKTLF